ctaatatttttcattaacctcttaactgtcaccgtccaccctgtgggacgcctacctttacttcactattttacaattaaatcctaatctaatcatgacaaactatatatcgttggaaaggtctaagactcctaaataggtattttaccactttttctgttaaaaattatgtaggaaaagtaatagattaatttatgaccagaggtgtcaaatccagggtcagaaagtaaaagtcctgccatgtgtttattccacccatgaactcagcagctgatttcaccagaggaggaaccaactcattcctttcaagtcacaagcaagtttcgagtcaaatcccaagacctcaacgagttgaggtaattaagagataattgagagactaattaaatgttgattgtgcattagtgatgaacacctgctgttattgagaattacagaggatcagatgttgatgttttattggttaaaatgatgccaccatcatggagatcagtgtttgctttagttgggctcttgacccttttagtaactgagaatggattgcttttaagcaattgaaatattgcttcacaacaaacatttgcacattgctgaattaaaagcttgaggaagcagatgagcttacacttttggcttttatgtcacttgaatgaacatcatgaaggtgtctctttggtttatttactgacgttcagctgttacagaactgcaggaatttactattaaacaaatgccatcgtaatattaaatattggaaaaaattaagaattatattgctcaggcttttagacatgaacacttatcatacgatcctcaacagtggtgacaataattattcatactgtggtgttacccagcatgcattgcagcatgaagcattttgttgattgtcaccattgttgagattgatacgctggttcttgatgtctgtgtgtgtctgagtaagactggagtttaaatatttaaatgcattagatttaaaattctttctctataactgctacagcagtaaattcattgcgcactgtggtttcacagagttgtttattcaaaagcagaacataaattaaaaaaatgaaaaatgctgtatgtgtatatatatatacacacagtatattggatgcaaacaggtaagcacctgatgattacctcatcatatgaaaacaactaacagttgctcactgcacagcactgatctctccgctttacaacagcacatgcattgctacagagagatctaacacaggagtcaagggtcaagagcccaactaaagcaaacactgatctacatgatggtggtatcattttaaccaataaaacatcaacatctgatcctctgtgattcacagtaacagcaggtgttcatcactaatgcacaatcatcatttaattagtctctcaattatctcttaattacctcaactcgttgaggtcttgggatttgactcgaaacttgcttgtgacttgaaaggaatgagttggttcctcctctggtgaaatcagctgctgagttcatgggtggaataaacacatggcaggactttactttctgaccctggatttgacacctctgtttatgacaagagtgcacctgaaaaaaatctacatcatgacatgaattctgacctttgtcacagaaagtcttcttagttgcctttttctctatcacgaattagaaatcataagaaattatttatcagtagaaaacttaaaatttcaaaattcatcctttgaaacccattttaaaatcagacattgcattaccatgtaaatggtacattaaaatcatgttacaaaatattttcattcatgaattataaaaaattaagtttggatagtgcactataatgtctctgttcaaaactgtgggtgacagttaaggggttaactctattgttagtaggcaacagttcatcactgtaaaacccaacaagttagggtaacaaaccgtttgagtaaaccgattgccttaaaacatttaagtttttaaaactaacaattatgagtgctctgaacttatttcagtcagacatctacagaacatcttattgagaattaactaaggtttagatgttgatttattgtttcaattgaagtaaccatgttagagatcagtgtctgctttagttgggctcttgacccttgacttctgtgttagatgggttttttttttcttcggttgttgtaaccatgtgttcctcgaacatatttgttacagctCAAAACCCAGAGGAAATGATCTGTAGTTGGTtgtcatatatttataatggcaatcatctgtaagtgaactgatctcattgagagtAAGCGCAGACTCGTTgtgtgttaaatgaatgttgCATTGATTACAGTAAGAGTGTTTGTTACAGTCAGTTAACAAAGgagtttctaaacagtttgtccacaaaaagtttcaatCTATGGCAGAAACTGGACTCAcacagacttcaagaatcagcttgtgaacctcaacaacaGAGTTTAGAAACTCCTTtgttaactgactgtcacataAACACTTTTACTGTAAGCAATGCAACATTCACTTAACCAGAGATTATGattgaatcattttttacagtgcatgctTTGATTGTGAAAAACATTGTACCCTTACAATagttaaccatgtttttactatggtaaaactagtaatcataactgtagtaatcagggttttttagtttttctcaaactAAGGTTTTGATATTATGGTTCtactaaagtaatattttagtaatgctggagtaaaactgtggtaaccatagtttttgaaaccatgGTGAAGTTTGTAGTTACTATAGGTTTACTACTATGCTGTAGTAAGACCATGGTAGGACCGCTGTCGGAAAAGCGGCGGCTGCCGCTGGTGGTCCACTGGAATAACGATGAGCAAAACGCCGGTGAACCGCGGGTGGCGTCCGCCGGTGGGCCACTGACTCTGCCAGCAGTGGGCTGCCAGTGGCCCGCTGGTCTtatcccagtcaacacgtgagatcacaccattctcatacagtgatactcacagtgtgagtaatatatgagttCATTGTGAACCCAAAAAGATGAGCGgggttcttatttctgtcagacatctacaaaagcgcttattgagaattaacagatttagatgatgatgttttattgttttgtttgacgttaccatcgtggtgagtagtgtttgctttagttgggtctcttgacccttgactttataatattatattttttggggctgctgtaactgtgtttgtgaagcacatttgttatggcaaggaaaaccaaaaaaagaGACTGCACCCAGGCgatattggtttgttattgatgataacagCGCAACCGTCGCCTGGATTCAGTACGCTGTCTTTGTGAGGAGTTATCAATCTAGTttaaatagatatttttataatagCTCTGTGATTATTCAGTATAATGCAATTAGTCATAATCGtttatgaaggattttaaaagcataagacaagacacaaacattttaaattactgtgtcatttaaacacaaagagagacatcaagaatcggtgtatgaatctcaacaatggtgacaatcaaaagcttcatgctgcaatgcatgctgggtacctagtctctgtgcagtgagtgcactttgacctcacattagtatgagcacagtgagggcgctgtgaggttacactttagctcactgttacctcacattgtgacctcatcacgagtatcctgtgagctcatagtgacatcactgtgagatcaaattgttgactgggatgTTAGCTGGGGATGTTGTTCCATGGACCCTTGCCTCTCTAACTAAACCGGGATTTACAGCAGTGGATGCGTTTGTGACTCCTTATCAAGATGAatacattgtacattaattattgtgattatttaatatttctgtatttggtttATAAGGTCAACCATAAAAGCTGAAGTGCTCTGGTTACTCACCGTGTTTGACGCGCAGCTGAAGTTGAGTGAAGCTCTCAGCATAGTCAGATATATTTACTCCACACCTATATGTTCCTGCATCTGCAGCTTTCAGCTCTCTAAAAAACACCATCAAGACTCCTGCTCTGGTGTCGTCATATAAAGAAACATCTCCATtctccatccattcatcctGAACTCCTGGATTCTCCCTCTCTGAACATCCATCTGATTCTTTACAGATGTATTTTGGCTGGGTTTTGTATTGAGGATGTTCACACTTGATCATCAGACCACCTCCTGAGTAGCCGCTCACTCTAGACATGCCCACTTCATACTTACTAATAATATGTAAACTAACAGTATTAATAATGGAGTAACTGTACGGGTGTCTATAGTGCCAAACTCCACACAAATAAACTCCTCCATCATCTGGTGTCACAGCAGTAATCTTCACACTGAAGAGGTTCCATGAATCATAAATGCTGAATCTTTCTTTCTGATATTTGTCAGTAGTGGAGATCACCTCATCAATGATgccattttttgttttgaatatgatttttctagaatatCTTTGATTCTTTGAATATTCACAGCTGAAAGCAGAAGTTGCTCCACTATTTACTCGTACTGTCTTTGATGCCCCACAACATGGATCTGTGAACATTCAAAGTTTTATTTGTGATCTGAGaaaactacataaaaatatgaatcaaagaaaacactgaaaaatggATCTGATTCACAGTTTGTACTACTCACCCATAATATGTAGATGAACAGCTTTAATAACAGAGTAACTGTATGTGTCTCTGTTGATCCAAACTCCACACAAATAAACTCCTCCATCATCTGGTGTCACAGCAGTAATCCTCACACTGAAGAGGTTTTTCTGTTTGTCGTCAGAAATACTgaatctttctttcttcttcaatCTACTGTAGATCGTCTCAATGGAGTCTTTTTCTTGTTTGAATATGATCTTGGGATTATTAATATCATTCTGTGAATATTCACAGCTGAAATTGGCGGTTTCAACAATATTCACCATCACTCTCTTTGATCCTTTACAACATGAATCTGTCatttacaaaataaagaaatacattttatttacatacatatatatatatatatatatatatatatatataaactttgaGATTATCAGTAGTTTTACTAAACAAAGACTTTGATCTTTAAATGACTGACCTTCTTTCACATTCAAAGTCATATCAATAGACGACTGGCCATGATACCTAATCCAGTATCCTCCAGCATCATGTTGATTTAAATCTCTGATGAAGATCATGAGTTTTCCCTCATTGTTTTGAAACAGTGTGAATCTTCCTTCATTAATCCCTTTATCATGTttcttataattaattattattctcCACTCAGGTAActtatacatatatttagcagaATCAGTGAACCAAAGTTTCCCAGAATCAACAAGCACGCTTCCTCCAGAATATCCAGTGACGTTAAAGCATCTCACTGCATCTGTCAATCAGATTGATAATGTGATCAGAAAGCTGATGAACAGAaaacagcatcattactgcagtgaTGAAAGAGAAAAGCTCTGACCTGAGATCAGGTAGAAAGTGAAGAAGATGAGGAGGATCTTCATTGTGACTTGAGTTCAGTCTTCTTTATGCTGAATGATCTCTGTGTGAATCTCTCTGTCTCTACATCTGTCTGCTTTAGTTACTTCCTCTTTATT
The genomic region above belongs to Onychostoma macrolepis isolate SWU-2019 chromosome 01, ASM1243209v1, whole genome shotgun sequence and contains:
- the LOC131536476 gene encoding uncharacterized protein LOC131536476 yields the protein MKILLIFFTFYLISDAVRCFNVTGYSGGSVLVDSGKLWFTDSAKYMYKLPEWRIIINYKKHDKGINEGRFTLFQNNEGKLMIFIRDLNQHDAGGYWIRYHGQSSIDMTLNVKEDSCCKGSKRVMVNIVETANFSCEYSQNDINNPKIIFKQEKDSIETIYSRLKKKERFSISDDKQKNLFSVRITARHIQLLCY